TTTTTACTCCGAAAAAGTTATGGATCATTTTCAACACCCAAGGAATGTTGGCGAAATTCCAGATGCCGATGGAATCGGTGAAGTCGGCAATCCAGTTTGCGGTGATATGATGACTTTTTACATCAAAGTTCAAGACAACCGAATTGTAGATGTTAAATTCAAAACCTTTGGCTGTGGGGCAGCGATAGCGGTATCTTCAATGGTGAGTGAAATGGCAAAGGGTAAGACGATTGAAGAAGCATTAAAGATTACCAATGAACTCGTTGCCCAAGAACTTGGTGGTCTACCGCCGAACAAGATGCACTGCTCTAATCTTGGAGCGGATGCACTCCATAAGGCGATAGAGGATTATTTAAAAAAGAAGGAGCAGAGAGATGCCGGAAAAATGTAAGTGCCCATTCTGTGAAAGTGAATTAATCATGAGATGTTTTGAACCCCTT
This window of the candidate division WOR-3 bacterium genome carries:
- the nifU gene encoding Fe-S cluster assembly scaffold protein NifU, translating into MPFYSEKVMDHFQHPRNVGEIPDADGIGEVGNPVCGDMMTFYIKVQDNRIVDVKFKTFGCGAAIAVSSMVSEMAKGKTIEEALKITNELVAQELGGLPPNKMHCSNLGADALHKAIEDYLKKKEQRDAGKM